A stretch of the Teredinibacter haidensis genome encodes the following:
- the guaA gene encoding glutamine-hydrolyzing GMP synthase produces MTQNIHSQRVLILDFGSQYTQLIARRVREIGVYSEIRAFDMSEDEIREYAPKAIILAGGPESVTAGESPRAPEIVFTLGVPVLGICYGMQTMAIQLGGQVESSDLREFGYAQVKIESKNQLFHDIKDHVDNDGGSLLDVWMSHGDKVSEMPEGFSLMASTETCAIAGMAYEAKGFYGIQFHPEVTHTLQGTRIFEHFVLELAGCEPLWTAANIVEDAILRVKDMVGGDKVLLGLSGGVDSSVVAALLHRAIGDQLTCVFVDNGLLRKNEGDQVMDMFAKNMGVKVIRAQSEDLFLGKLVGVDDPEEKRKVIGNTFIEVFDDEATKLTDVNWLAQGTIYPDVIESAAGKTGKAHVIKSHHNVGGLPDDMKMALIEPLRELFKDEVRKIGLELGLPYDMVYRHPFPGPGLGVRILGEVKKDYADILREADAIFIEELHEFGWYHKTSQAFAVFLPVKSVGVVGDGRRYEWVIALRAVETVDFMTARWAHLPYELLERVSGRIINEIAGVSRVTYDVSSKPPATIEWE; encoded by the coding sequence ATGACTCAAAATATCCATTCCCAGCGCGTCCTTATTCTCGACTTTGGTTCCCAGTACACCCAGCTGATTGCGCGAAGAGTGCGTGAAATTGGCGTGTATTCTGAAATTCGTGCCTTTGATATGAGTGAAGACGAAATTCGTGAATATGCTCCGAAGGCAATTATTTTGGCGGGTGGCCCTGAGTCGGTTACCGCGGGAGAATCTCCCAGAGCGCCAGAGATTGTTTTTACTTTGGGTGTTCCCGTACTTGGGATTTGTTATGGCATGCAGACCATGGCCATCCAGCTAGGGGGGCAGGTAGAGTCCTCGGATCTACGAGAGTTTGGTTACGCGCAGGTTAAGATCGAGAGTAAAAACCAACTGTTTCACGATATTAAGGATCATGTCGATAACGATGGTGGCTCCCTGTTGGATGTCTGGATGAGCCACGGTGATAAAGTTTCTGAAATGCCGGAGGGTTTTAGCTTGATGGCTTCCACTGAAACTTGTGCCATTGCCGGAATGGCCTATGAGGCAAAAGGCTTCTACGGCATTCAATTCCACCCAGAAGTAACCCACACACTTCAAGGTACACGCATATTTGAACATTTTGTGCTGGAACTGGCGGGCTGTGAACCTTTGTGGACCGCAGCGAATATCGTTGAAGATGCGATTCTGCGCGTTAAGGATATGGTGGGAGGGGACAAGGTGCTGCTTGGGCTCTCTGGCGGCGTGGACTCCTCTGTTGTGGCGGCATTGCTGCATCGGGCCATTGGCGATCAGCTGACCTGTGTGTTTGTGGATAACGGATTGCTGCGTAAGAATGAAGGCGATCAGGTAATGGATATGTTCGCCAAAAATATGGGCGTTAAGGTTATCCGAGCACAATCTGAAGATTTGTTCCTTGGTAAGCTTGTGGGCGTTGACGATCCTGAGGAAAAGCGCAAAGTTATAGGCAACACCTTTATTGAGGTCTTTGATGATGAGGCGACCAAATTAACCGATGTTAATTGGTTGGCACAGGGCACCATTTACCCAGATGTAATCGAGTCAGCTGCGGGTAAAACTGGAAAAGCGCACGTTATTAAGAGTCATCACAACGTTGGTGGTCTGCCAGATGATATGAAGATGGCGTTGATTGAGCCGCTTCGAGAGCTCTTTAAAGATGAGGTGAGGAAAATAGGGTTAGAGTTAGGCCTTCCCTACGATATGGTTTACCGCCATCCATTTCCTGGGCCCGGTTTGGGTGTTCGTATTTTGGGTGAAGTTAAAAAGGATTATGCCGATATCCTGCGTGAGGCCGATGCTATCTTTATTGAAGAATTGCATGAATTCGGTTGGTACCATAAAACTAGTCAGGCCTTTGCGGTGTTTTTGCCGGTGAAATCAGTTGGTGTAGTTGGGGACGGACGGCGCTATGAATGGGTGATAGCATTGCGAGCAGTGGAAACTGTGGATTTTATGACAGCGCGATGGGCGCATTTACCTTATGAGCTTTTAGAACGTGTATCCGGCCGAATTATCAATGAAATAGCGGGTGTTTCGCGTGTAACGTACGACGTGTCCAGTAAGCCGCCTGCCACAATCGAGTGGGAGTAG
- the guaB gene encoding IMP dehydrogenase → MLRIAQEALTFDDVLLVPGYSAVTAKDVSLKTKLTRGISLNIPLLSAAMDTVTESGLAIALAQEGGIGIIHKSMSIKQQAREVRAVKKFEAGVVKDPITIESSATINDLIKLTRKHRISGVPVLENGDLVGIVTGRDVRFETNLDQRVASIMTPRDKLVTVKEGTSVSQAQALLHKHRIEKVLVVNDSFDLCGLITVKDINKAETYPSACKDIDGSLRVGASVGTSPDTDDRVAALVEAGVDVLVVDTAHGHSKNVLDRVRKIKQDYPDVQVIGGNIATPEAALALVEAGADGVKVGIGPGSICTTRIVTGVGVPQISAIANVASALKDTGVPVIADGGIRFSGDVAKALVAGAHVIMIGSMFAGTEEAPGEVELYQGRTYKSYRGMGSLGAMSKTQGSSDRYFQDSSQGMEKLVPEGIEGRVPYKGPLSAIVHQLMGGVRAAMGYTGSIDIEVMRTLPEFVRVTSAGMGESHVHDVSITKEAPNYPVSGR, encoded by the coding sequence ATGTTAAGGATTGCTCAAGAAGCGCTTACTTTCGACGACGTTCTGTTGGTTCCCGGTTACTCGGCTGTTACAGCGAAAGACGTCAGTCTTAAGACCAAGCTGACACGCGGAATTTCGCTGAATATTCCTCTGCTCTCGGCGGCTATGGATACTGTAACGGAATCCGGCTTGGCGATTGCTCTAGCTCAGGAAGGCGGCATCGGCATTATCCATAAGAGTATGAGTATCAAACAGCAGGCTCGAGAAGTTCGTGCAGTGAAGAAATTCGAAGCTGGTGTGGTGAAGGATCCAATTACCATTGAATCCTCTGCGACAATCAATGATCTAATCAAGCTTACTCGTAAGCACCGAATCTCTGGTGTACCAGTGCTTGAGAACGGAGATCTGGTGGGTATTGTTACTGGTCGCGACGTTCGCTTTGAAACCAACCTGGATCAGCGGGTCGCTAGCATTATGACCCCTCGTGATAAGCTCGTAACCGTAAAAGAGGGGACCAGCGTCAGTCAGGCGCAGGCTTTACTGCACAAGCATCGTATTGAGAAGGTTCTGGTTGTTAACGACAGTTTTGATCTCTGCGGTTTGATCACAGTGAAAGATATTAACAAAGCGGAAACCTATCCCAGTGCCTGTAAAGATATCGACGGTAGTTTGCGCGTAGGTGCATCCGTTGGCACCAGCCCGGACACCGATGACAGGGTTGCAGCACTGGTAGAAGCCGGTGTGGATGTGTTGGTTGTAGATACCGCTCACGGTCATTCCAAAAACGTTCTTGACCGTGTGCGCAAGATTAAACAGGACTACCCCGATGTGCAGGTGATCGGTGGGAACATCGCCACACCTGAAGCTGCTCTGGCACTGGTAGAGGCCGGTGCAGATGGCGTAAAAGTGGGCATTGGTCCTGGTTCTATTTGCACGACGCGCATCGTTACCGGTGTAGGAGTTCCACAAATATCTGCTATTGCCAATGTCGCCTCAGCTCTCAAAGATACGGGCGTCCCCGTAATTGCTGATGGTGGTATCCGCTTCTCGGGTGATGTTGCCAAAGCGCTCGTAGCAGGCGCCCATGTGATTATGATTGGTTCTATGTTTGCGGGTACAGAAGAAGCTCCGGGTGAAGTGGAGTTATATCAGGGGCGAACTTACAAGTCCTATCGTGGAATGGGTTCGCTGGGGGCGATGTCTAAGACGCAGGGTTCGTCTGACCGTTATTTCCAGGATTCCAGCCAGGGTATGGAAAAGTTGGTGCCAGAAGGTATTGAAGGGCGTGTTCCCTACAAAGGCCCGCTTTCGGCCATTGTTCATCAGTTGATGGGTGGCGTGAGAGCCGCTATGGGCTACACCGGTTCGATCGATATTGAGGTTATGCGTACACTGCCAGAATTTGTCAGGGTGACTTCGGCAGGTATGGGTGAAAGCCATGTTCACGATGTGAGCATTACTAAAGAAGCGCCAAACTACCCGGTTTCCGGGCGCTAA
- the xseA gene encoding exodeoxyribonuclease VII large subunit, producing MNNLISDNDNIIHSGRQVLSVSELNRKAKQLLEIHLPLMWVEGEISNFSKPSSGHWYLTLKDENAQVRCAMFRNRNNQVRFTPKNGINVQVRARVSLYEGRGDYQLIIEHMEEAGFGILQKRYQELKQKLENEGLFDNDQKKPLPELPRHIAVITSPTGAAVRDVISVLERRFPAIPITVIPAAVQGDGAAQQLIEAIDLAEKQGCFDAILLCRGGGSIEDLWAFNNEQLARRVFAAKTPIISAVGHEIDFTITDFVADLRAPTPSAAAEILSPDAQELEFAFKDFERRMTSRIEHLLNQCQQKLTHARQLMRHPGQKLQIWAQRLDLLDMRLNSAWVKTFQNKRIKQDQIESRLNSQNPANTIRYSRDKIQELCQRLDLAMQHQVKDKQAAFTKAASLLNIVSPLNTLNRGYAIAQNQRGNIIRESAETEKGERLELMLSKGSLEVTVNKTN from the coding sequence ATGAACAACCTCATCTCAGATAACGACAACATTATCCACAGCGGGCGCCAGGTGTTGTCGGTCAGCGAGTTAAACCGCAAAGCAAAGCAACTACTGGAAATACACCTGCCGCTCATGTGGGTAGAGGGTGAAATATCCAATTTCAGCAAGCCCTCTTCCGGCCACTGGTATCTCACACTAAAAGACGAGAACGCCCAAGTGCGCTGCGCCATGTTTCGTAACCGTAACAATCAGGTACGTTTCACACCAAAAAACGGCATCAACGTTCAAGTACGCGCCAGGGTTAGCCTTTACGAAGGTCGTGGCGACTATCAGCTCATTATTGAACATATGGAGGAAGCTGGATTTGGCATCTTGCAAAAGCGCTACCAGGAATTAAAACAGAAGCTTGAAAATGAAGGACTGTTTGACAATGACCAGAAAAAACCGTTGCCAGAACTCCCTAGACACATCGCTGTTATTACATCCCCCACGGGTGCAGCCGTACGCGATGTGATATCGGTGCTGGAACGCCGTTTCCCGGCCATACCCATCACCGTAATTCCAGCAGCTGTACAGGGCGATGGAGCAGCCCAACAGCTGATCGAAGCGATAGATCTGGCCGAAAAACAGGGCTGCTTTGATGCCATACTGTTATGCCGTGGTGGCGGCTCTATTGAAGACCTCTGGGCGTTTAACAACGAACAGCTTGCTCGTAGGGTTTTCGCCGCAAAAACTCCCATAATCAGCGCTGTGGGCCACGAGATCGATTTCACGATTACTGACTTCGTGGCTGACTTGCGCGCGCCAACCCCTTCTGCAGCAGCAGAGATTCTTAGCCCTGATGCACAGGAGCTTGAATTCGCGTTTAAAGACTTCGAACGGCGGATGACGAGTAGAATCGAACACCTATTGAATCAATGCCAACAAAAATTAACGCATGCACGGCAACTAATGCGGCATCCCGGTCAGAAATTACAAATCTGGGCACAGCGTTTGGATTTATTGGATATGCGGCTGAATTCAGCTTGGGTTAAAACTTTTCAAAATAAGCGGATAAAACAGGACCAAATAGAGAGTCGACTGAACAGTCAAAACCCCGCAAACACTATTCGCTATAGCCGCGATAAAATTCAGGAGCTTTGCCAACGCCTAGATTTAGCCATGCAACACCAGGTAAAGGACAAGCAGGCTGCCTTCACCAAAGCCGCGAGTTTGCTCAATATCGTTAGCCCACTCAACACATTGAATCGCGGCTATGCTATTGCACAAAACCAGCGAGGAAATATTATTCGTGAATCGGCGGAAACCGAAAAAGGGGAAAGGTTAGAACTCATGCTATCGAAAGGCTCGCTGGAAGTTACTGTCAACAAAACAAATTAA
- a CDS encoding PhzF family phenazine biosynthesis protein — translation MTTSNNLFIVKAFASAPFTGNPAAVCVLKELLPDSSLQQIAAELNQPITSFVVPNGERGYLLRHFGPKNQVEICGHGTVAASHVVREYLGHIGEDIIFCLGRIKVRVGIHSDGFELEMPKFLCKPIIDVPCVNKFLGVKVKQMYKSFYDVIAEFPSEHMVRSLRPDFSVPLVGSIRALLVTAPGRDTDYCYRVFAPSIGVDEDYFCGSANGALGPLWSHKLKREELMGCSVSERGGPIPCRVSGQTVCIFGKALTWFSGSIPVGACA, via the coding sequence ATGACGACTAGTAATAATTTATTTATTGTCAAAGCATTTGCGAGCGCCCCGTTTACCGGTAATCCCGCAGCAGTTTGTGTGCTGAAGGAACTGTTGCCGGATTCAAGTCTTCAGCAAATAGCGGCTGAACTAAATCAACCCATTACCTCTTTTGTCGTACCCAACGGCGAACGAGGCTATTTATTACGGCATTTCGGCCCCAAAAACCAGGTGGAAATCTGTGGTCACGGTACTGTTGCCGCTTCTCATGTGGTACGCGAGTATCTCGGTCATATAGGGGAAGATATCATTTTTTGTTTGGGGAGAATAAAGGTCCGAGTGGGAATACACAGCGATGGTTTCGAGTTAGAGATGCCGAAATTTTTGTGCAAACCCATTATTGATGTGCCCTGCGTTAACAAATTTTTAGGTGTAAAAGTTAAGCAAATGTATAAAAGCTTTTACGATGTAATTGCCGAGTTTCCCAGTGAGCATATGGTGAGGTCATTACGTCCGGATTTTTCTGTTCCGTTAGTGGGCTCGATACGGGCTTTGCTGGTGACAGCTCCCGGACGGGATACAGATTATTGTTATCGTGTTTTTGCTCCGTCAATTGGCGTGGATGAAGATTATTTTTGTGGTTCCGCCAATGGTGCCCTTGGTCCGCTGTGGAGCCATAAATTAAAACGGGAAGAGTTGATGGGGTGTTCGGTTTCTGAGCGGGGAGGGCCTATCCCTTGCAGGGTTAGCGGGCAAACTGTCTGTATATTCGGCAAAGCCTTAACCTGGTTTTCGGGTAGTATTCCAGTGGGAGCGTGTGCATAA
- a CDS encoding sulfite exporter TauE/SafE family protein: MIFNESLLMLALLACSTGILAGFLAGLFGVGGGIIVVPALYHLFIAMGCSGETAMSMAVSTSLLCIIPTSISSIKAHWRLNNIAWYCLRFWSPALFLGALIGALGVSNLRGSWLQGIFAALLGIVAIIIVVRLVVVFSTERDTKEQRGGWGMLLSTFCIGCVSALAGVGGGALGGPLLVVRGFSAHRAVGTAAGFGFLIALPAVLLILVLGSTRPDAPYGSFSLINFPAFLLIVSASVLTAPFGAKFGKRLSHRMLSGILALLLVLLVIKMLIEITG, translated from the coding sequence TTGATTTTCAATGAATCCTTATTGATGTTGGCGTTACTCGCCTGTTCCACGGGAATATTGGCGGGGTTTCTAGCGGGGTTATTTGGTGTTGGCGGTGGCATTATCGTTGTACCTGCACTCTATCACCTGTTTATTGCGATGGGCTGTAGTGGAGAAACGGCTATGTCTATGGCGGTATCCACATCTTTGCTGTGTATAATTCCTACGTCCATCTCCTCGATTAAAGCCCATTGGCGGTTGAACAATATCGCGTGGTACTGCTTGCGCTTTTGGTCTCCCGCATTATTTTTGGGTGCTTTAATTGGTGCATTGGGCGTTTCCAATTTGCGTGGTAGCTGGTTACAGGGGATTTTTGCAGCCTTGCTGGGTATTGTTGCCATCATTATTGTGGTTCGTTTAGTTGTTGTGTTCAGCACTGAGCGTGATACAAAGGAGCAGCGTGGCGGGTGGGGGATGCTTCTATCCACATTTTGTATCGGCTGCGTTTCCGCTTTGGCAGGAGTCGGGGGCGGAGCTTTGGGAGGGCCGTTGTTAGTTGTTCGTGGTTTCTCGGCTCACCGGGCCGTGGGAACAGCGGCTGGTTTTGGTTTCCTTATTGCCTTGCCCGCAGTTTTACTTATTTTAGTTTTGGGCAGTACGCGGCCGGATGCTCCCTACGGTAGTTTTTCTTTAATCAATTTTCCCGCATTTTTATTGATTGTTTCGGCGTCTGTGCTGACAGCTCCTTTTGGGGCGAAGTTCGGCAAGCGCTTATCTCACCGGATGTTGTCGGGAATATTGGCTCTTTTATTGGTGTTGCTTGTTATTAAAATGTTAATTGAAATTACAGGCTAA
- the der gene encoding ribosome biogenesis GTPase Der: MIPTIALVGRPNVGKSTLFNRLTKTRDAIVANFAGLTRDRKYGDAEFEGKRFIVVDTGGISGDEEGIDSVMADQSLQAIMESDIVLFMVDCRDGMTATDQQIADHLRGLAKPTFVVANKVDGLNPDVAVAPFYEMGLGEIYSIAASHGRGVRPLIEEVLAEFPETEAEDESEKRGIKMAIVGRPNVGKSTLVNRMLGEDRVVVFDMPGTTRDSIYIDYERDGKPYTIIDTAGVRRRKNVKLTVEKFSIVKALQAMGDANVVIVVLDASEGVVDQDLHLMGHALESGRALVVALNKWDGLEEDHKKHIKMELERRLRFADFADLHFISALHGTGVGHLYESVEKAYRAATEKYSTNFLTRVLEHTVSGHPPPLVHGRRIKLRYAHSGGHNPPVIVIHGNQTKEVPNHYVRYLEKSFRKALELQGTPVKIEFRSSENPFAGRKNKLTDRQLAKKRRLMKHVKKK, encoded by the coding sequence ATGATCCCAACCATTGCCCTTGTTGGTAGGCCAAACGTGGGAAAATCCACGTTATTTAATCGACTCACTAAAACCCGAGACGCCATTGTCGCTAACTTTGCGGGCCTTACTCGCGATCGCAAATACGGTGATGCGGAATTTGAAGGTAAGCGCTTTATTGTTGTGGATACGGGCGGTATCAGCGGCGACGAAGAAGGTATCGACAGTGTGATGGCTGATCAATCGCTACAGGCGATCATGGAGTCTGACATTGTATTATTTATGGTGGACTGTCGAGATGGTATGACAGCTACCGATCAGCAAATCGCCGATCACCTACGCGGTTTAGCCAAGCCTACCTTTGTGGTTGCCAACAAAGTGGACGGTTTAAATCCGGATGTGGCTGTAGCGCCGTTCTACGAAATGGGCCTGGGCGAAATTTATTCCATTGCAGCTTCTCATGGTCGTGGTGTTCGACCTCTGATAGAGGAGGTGTTGGCGGAATTTCCCGAGACGGAAGCCGAAGACGAGAGCGAAAAGCGCGGCATTAAAATGGCCATTGTCGGGCGCCCCAACGTGGGTAAGTCAACGCTCGTCAATCGAATGTTGGGTGAAGATCGTGTTGTGGTTTTCGATATGCCGGGAACTACCCGAGACAGTATTTATATCGATTATGAGCGCGATGGAAAACCGTACACCATTATCGATACCGCAGGTGTTCGCCGTCGCAAAAACGTAAAACTCACTGTAGAGAAGTTTTCTATTGTTAAAGCGCTCCAGGCAATGGGAGACGCTAATGTTGTGATAGTCGTGCTGGATGCTAGTGAAGGTGTAGTCGATCAGGATTTACACCTAATGGGGCACGCGCTCGAAAGTGGTCGGGCTCTCGTTGTCGCGCTCAACAAATGGGATGGTCTGGAAGAAGACCATAAGAAACATATCAAAATGGAGCTGGAAAGGCGGCTGCGTTTTGCTGACTTTGCCGATCTACATTTTATTTCTGCCTTGCATGGTACCGGCGTGGGGCATTTATATGAGTCGGTAGAAAAAGCCTACCGCGCGGCAACGGAGAAATACTCAACCAATTTTTTAACCCGAGTTTTAGAGCACACTGTTAGCGGGCATCCCCCCCCCTTGGTTCATGGTCGTCGCATAAAATTGCGCTATGCCCATTCTGGCGGCCACAACCCTCCGGTGATTGTCATTCACGGCAACCAAACCAAGGAAGTACCGAATCATTATGTGCGTTATTTAGAGAAAAGCTTCCGCAAGGCGCTGGAGCTTCAAGGGACACCGGTAAAAATTGAATTCCGTTCCAGTGAGAACCCATTTGCGGGAAGAAAGAACAAGCTGACTGATCGCCAGCTTGCCAAAAAACGTCGGTTAATGAAGCATGTGAAGAAAAAGTAA
- the bamB gene encoding outer membrane protein assembly factor BamB has translation MLLRYLLLAVAVLSLVACQSKDSKKLELKAADLIKFEETVKVKKQWSRAAGSGQEKRFSRFVPALDGEGGIYTVGYKGDVQAFDATTGKKRWKVKTKAEISGGVAASASGIYFGTYDGMVHVLNKDTGELNWKAKVSSEVASAPAGNSDIVVAVTIDGRVFAFEAETGALRWSYDHMLPVLTLRGTASPVLTPTQVIVAFDNGQVLSLGAKDGSSQWQLRVSRPQGRTELDRIVDIDGTPVLNGSYLYAGNYQGNVVAASRGAGRLVWSKEASTHNAVVVANNKVFVSTDESRIVAYNALNGELEWENFQLKRRNTSAPAIFGDYLAVADGYGYVHVLNQDDGQFADRFKLAGGGKMRRAAIRAPLLGDGDTLYTYSNKGKLSAYTIVGESK, from the coding sequence ATGTTGTTGCGGTATTTATTGCTGGCCGTTGCTGTTCTGAGCCTTGTAGCCTGTCAAAGCAAAGATTCAAAAAAACTCGAATTGAAGGCTGCAGATCTCATTAAATTTGAGGAAACAGTCAAAGTTAAAAAGCAATGGAGCCGGGCTGCGGGTTCCGGTCAGGAAAAGCGGTTTTCACGTTTTGTTCCTGCGTTGGATGGCGAAGGTGGTATCTATACGGTTGGCTATAAGGGCGATGTACAGGCCTTCGATGCAACAACCGGTAAAAAACGCTGGAAAGTAAAAACTAAAGCTGAAATTTCCGGTGGTGTTGCGGCGAGTGCCAGCGGTATTTATTTCGGCACTTACGACGGCATGGTTCACGTATTGAATAAGGATACCGGAGAGCTTAACTGGAAAGCCAAGGTTAGTAGTGAAGTGGCATCTGCCCCGGCTGGGAACAGTGATATTGTTGTTGCTGTGACCATTGATGGACGCGTATTTGCCTTTGAGGCCGAAACCGGTGCGCTACGCTGGTCCTATGATCACATGCTGCCAGTTCTGACCTTGCGTGGTACGGCGTCTCCTGTCCTGACCCCCACTCAGGTGATTGTTGCATTCGATAATGGGCAGGTACTGAGCCTGGGAGCCAAAGATGGTTCGTCCCAGTGGCAGCTTCGAGTGAGCCGTCCCCAGGGGCGTACCGAGCTGGATCGTATCGTCGATATTGATGGAACACCGGTGCTTAACGGTAGTTACCTGTACGCGGGGAATTATCAAGGCAATGTCGTGGCCGCAAGCCGCGGAGCCGGTCGACTGGTGTGGTCGAAAGAGGCATCAACCCACAATGCAGTGGTGGTTGCCAATAATAAAGTCTTCGTGAGCACAGATGAGTCTCGCATTGTTGCGTATAACGCTTTAAACGGTGAGCTTGAGTGGGAAAATTTTCAGCTTAAGCGCCGTAATACCAGCGCTCCAGCAATATTCGGCGATTATCTGGCCGTCGCTGATGGTTATGGCTATGTACATGTACTAAATCAGGACGATGGTCAATTCGCTGACCGTTTTAAACTGGCCGGTGGTGGGAAAATGCGACGAGCCGCTATACGTGCGCCGTTGTTGGGCGATGGTGATACATTGTATACCTACTCCAATAAAGGCAAACTGAGCGCCTATACTATCGTTGGCGAGTCCAAGTAG
- a CDS encoding YfgM family protein, with product MADHLTEEEQVEALKRWWKENWLSIVLPCVVALVGWMGWSSWEDHKLGRAQAASDQFEALSKAAEVQPGAAMSAEQKVIVSGLAEALVSDFNGSLYADMGNLMLAKLHVEDKQLDVAASRLQEVVTGGANASIVQLASARLARVLAAKGDVDQALALVAQSNSETYTALFAEIRGDIYHSQGKMGQAHTAYVEALSSLPPSEFGRTSLIQLKRDAVAQSAPVAETEPTEAAAEGDA from the coding sequence GTGGCAGATCACTTAACAGAAGAAGAACAGGTAGAGGCGCTCAAGCGCTGGTGGAAAGAGAATTGGCTGTCTATTGTACTGCCCTGCGTTGTTGCCCTAGTGGGCTGGATGGGTTGGTCAAGCTGGGAAGACCACAAGTTGGGGAGGGCCCAGGCCGCATCAGATCAATTTGAAGCACTGTCTAAAGCCGCTGAGGTTCAGCCTGGTGCCGCCATGAGCGCCGAGCAAAAGGTAATTGTAAGTGGTTTGGCTGAAGCTCTGGTTAGCGATTTTAATGGCTCGCTCTATGCCGATATGGGCAACCTGATGCTGGCCAAACTGCATGTGGAAGACAAGCAGCTCGATGTCGCAGCGAGCCGCTTACAAGAGGTTGTGACTGGTGGAGCAAATGCTTCTATTGTACAGCTGGCAAGTGCGCGTCTAGCCCGTGTATTGGCAGCCAAAGGTGATGTCGACCAGGCGCTGGCTCTGGTCGCTCAGTCCAATAGCGAGACCTACACGGCCCTGTTTGCCGAAATTCGCGGTGATATTTATCACTCGCAGGGTAAAATGGGCCAGGCTCATACAGCTTATGTTGAAGCCTTGAGTTCACTGCCACCCTCTGAGTTTGGTCGTACCAGCCTTATCCAGCTAAAGCGTGATGCGGTTGCTCAATCAGCACCCGTAGCAGAAACAGAACCTACTGAAGCTGCCGCTGAGGGAGACGCTTAA
- the hisS gene encoding histidine--tRNA ligase, whose protein sequence is MKKLQAIKGMNDLLPNESPYWQYLESVVTEVVQTYGYQEIRFPLLETTELFKRSIGEVTDIVEKEMYTFDDRNGESVTLRPEGTASCVRACEQGQLLYNRGTLVQKLWYSGPMFRYERPQKGRLRQFHQIGVEAYGIASADVDAELLILTARLWRVLGLDDAVTLQINSLGTSECRAKYRAALVEYLQARFDQLDDDSKRRMETNPLRILDSKNEQTQALLADAPDLSDYLDDESREHFAQVQAYLTAAEVPFTVNTRLVRGLDYYSRTVFEWVTDKLGAQGTVCAGGRYDSLVSQLGGQPTPAVGFAMGMERLVLLLQELNLFPEDISRTVDVYLVAVGDVIPQAFQLAEYLREEAPYLRLQMNCGGGSFKSQMKKADRSGAEIALILGEDEASKGEITVKYLRTGDAQQTIKQQQITDVIV, encoded by the coding sequence TTGAAAAAGCTGCAAGCAATTAAGGGCATGAATGATCTTCTGCCCAACGAGTCACCCTATTGGCAGTATTTGGAATCGGTTGTTACCGAAGTCGTACAAACTTATGGCTATCAGGAAATCCGCTTCCCGCTTTTGGAAACGACAGAGCTGTTCAAACGCTCAATCGGTGAAGTGACCGATATCGTTGAAAAGGAAATGTATACTTTCGATGACAGGAACGGTGAAAGCGTTACCCTGCGTCCGGAGGGCACAGCAAGTTGTGTGCGCGCCTGTGAACAAGGCCAACTGCTCTACAATCGCGGTACCCTGGTTCAAAAGCTTTGGTATTCTGGGCCAATGTTTCGCTATGAAAGGCCTCAGAAGGGCCGCTTGCGTCAGTTCCACCAGATCGGTGTTGAGGCCTACGGTATTGCTTCAGCCGATGTGGATGCCGAGCTGCTAATATTAACGGCCCGTCTTTGGCGAGTACTCGGCCTGGATGATGCCGTGACTCTGCAAATAAACAGTTTGGGTACCAGTGAATGCCGCGCGAAATACCGTGCAGCCTTGGTGGAGTATTTGCAGGCGCGTTTCGATCAGCTAGACGACGATAGCAAGCGTCGCATGGAAACTAATCCGCTGCGCATACTCGATAGTAAAAACGAACAAACGCAAGCACTGTTGGCCGATGCACCGGACCTGTCAGATTATCTCGACGACGAATCCCGCGAGCACTTTGCTCAGGTACAGGCCTACCTGACGGCGGCAGAGGTACCATTTACGGTAAATACGCGATTGGTTCGCGGGTTGGATTACTACAGTCGCACGGTTTTCGAGTGGGTAACCGATAAACTTGGCGCTCAGGGCACGGTGTGTGCCGGTGGTCGCTACGATAGCCTGGTCTCACAATTGGGAGGGCAGCCAACGCCGGCGGTTGGTTTTGCTATGGGCATGGAGCGGCTGGTGCTATTGCTGCAGGAATTGAATTTATTTCCTGAGGATATTTCCCGTACTGTCGATGTCTACTTGGTGGCTGTTGGCGACGTAATACCTCAGGCTTTCCAGTTGGCGGAGTACTTGCGCGAAGAAGCACCTTATCTTCGTCTGCAGATGAATTGTGGCGGCGGAAGTTTTAAAAGTCAGATGAAAAAGGCTGATCGGAGTGGGGCTGAGATCGCCTTGATCCTGGGTGAGGATGAAGCCAGTAAAGGCGAGATTACCGTGAAGTATTTGCGTACGGGTGACGCGCAGCAAACCATAAAACAACAACAAATAACAGACGTTATCGTTTAG